A stretch of the Perca flavescens isolate YP-PL-M2 chromosome 10, PFLA_1.0, whole genome shotgun sequence genome encodes the following:
- the frmpd1b gene encoding FERM and PDZ domain-containing protein 1 — protein MEEKERCRSRSPARRASRVQQVVGTIIRRTRESLSRERLLGDGRSQRSNSLSNQNFQAKLTLQITRDPVLDSSTGHGFILTTNAPLLVRDIAAGSPADGILYPGDQVLQINDTVLEDLNAEQVENILRDLEDCITVTILRHMTNPKSSIMSAEKRARLRSNPVKVRFAEEVVVNGHTQGNSLLFLPNVLKVYLENGQTKAFKFDNSTTVKDIVLTLKDKLSIRAIEYFSLVLEQQYSITKLLLLHEDELIQKVVQKKDSHDYRCLFRVCFIPRDPMDLLQDDPSTFEYLFLQSVGDVLQERFAVEMKCNTALRLAALHMHERLDSCGQTRASMKSITREFGMDSFISPTLLSNMREKDLRKAISYHLKKIQSLLEPRQKVISATQARLAYLTQLGELISYGGRSYTATMMLQDREVLVSLLVGAKYGMSQIINHKLNMISTLVEFSSISRVELLTESDKVSLLRISLHDMKPFALLMDSLAAKDLGCLLGGYCKLLVDPSVNVFRLGRPKVRVHRIPAEEGVCGRFAVIEGVCYESLSSYVSRCCSDSDDSTDEDDPMDSQNYKRPDPASQDWEERRREEEEKRREEERKEREEHKGKQEVKIIVTTEGMENEGEEEGGATGNGLRKLSIMDEEMNLETSWYHTDPRVTSSFSSLSSGSLSAALEDSNGAAKAPSRPNVLRGPRASEDLPSLDVHHPYLLEPKRHQGPLRPTNLNYRGNDNSCLCFAELSKADFLPSPPEATSDDDNDDDDDEEEEQEVKGLRRISKIPSSRDLRMIDSIPFQRSPIKKKKKIPPKVPVRTSSIPVDKAGQAEQRLSKDEEGLFLTPSPNPKPALLVKETASESEDEFFDAQERFTPPVPDLSDAELADRRNANRLSGSWNGPSAVPGKEPSSPLSNKARSSKIKREEETLKGPTNQLANQQPSPPKPSQKPEVKVKPLLAPKPHLPPKPQIIPPKSPQHGRSYAHCNGDASGRLSSELLEMEPDTMEFKSVTSGAGGLPLSSPLITAVRCSKQPLPITTPQTEETVKRQENNLKENKDLIYGVHVVSNDKAYIPDVKETPKVEGKSNGTALPTRKPPNLPPIPCSNSGTKLAIPPPVPPKPTSPTNFHPLSLPASSPVTPTDPSKGVFEDSVSPPNGIHPWSLRNGSVQSGSRRVSLSHESLSPKNTDAPLTLTSSLTSTNSKGVGGLESREPGRSGSGSDLRTSSSSLGGRLPASALRGKIQALPWYMTRSQEILGTLDYPSTSSITGDTSGFGSGLSVASGLSDLNKTPVKEKETVNLKPAGKGNILEDGAEVVIATIKEAQDVTSHMKKANGINGSHPNLTFKENSAHSGSVSSEQPQSRPHSAVGLGGVSSMQIGGDSPTSSQADTTPPQQHREACGCHTVYANCFSGDTEDGISFDEELTVYEFSRRTRPKPARPAPVSSPTTPSPKPNILSLLRDNPRPLSTFSTASSELSPLVSRPVSPTNSFGGPLRTLTNKNYGGLKGGFASLRQDIDQLMLVLEKGALEQPQQTSCQNSKQDITGIKVGPDLNHNGTEGNTTPARYPNCTGTSTVAMTEAERSLLQAEARRLASGCQRATRVGWAPDEALRSLSNSFSALVQLSAACLRTNPCPGCDICHNASLVHGDEDDDSQEAMDKLREIVGLYREFVGAVETAGTGPGVGGKSVGLTGSGQGQGESDGVRLLAKRCTVLISSVFALTQLFRTCTPDTADTPGQVTLNF, from the exons ATGGAGGAGAAGGAGCGATGTAGGAGCAGGTCTCCAGCTCGGAGGGCCAGTCGGGTGCAGCAGGTGGTGGGAACAATAATACGACGTACCCGAGAGTCACTTAGCAG AGAGCGGTTGCTAGGCGATGGGAGGTCGCAACGCTCCAACAGTCTGTCCAATCAGAACTTCCAGGCCAAGCTGACGCTGCAGATCACCAGGGACCCGGTCCTGGACAGCAGCACTGGACATGGCTTCATCCTCACCACAAATGCACCCCTGCTGGTCAGGGACATCGCCGCAG gGAGTCCTGCAGATGGGATACTGTACCCAGGGGACCAGGTGCTGCAGATCAATGATACAGTGCTAGAGGATTTGAACGCTGAGCAGGTGGAAAACATCTTAAG GGACTTGGAGGATTGTATCACTGTGACTATCCTGCGGCACATGaca AATCCCAAGTCGTCTATCATGTCGGCAGAGAAGAGAGCTCGTCTGAGGAGTAATCCAGTTAAAGTGCGCTTTGCAGAGGAGGTGGTGGTCAATGGGCACACTCAG GGAaactctcttctcttcctgccCAATGTCCTAAAAGTCTATTTAGAGAACGGACAGACGAAGGCCTTCAAGTTTGACAACAGCACCACTGTCAAG GACATTGTGCTGACTCTGAAGGATAAACTGTCCATCCGGGCCATCGAGTACTTTTCCCTGGTGCTAGAGCAACAGTACAGCATCACCAAACTACTGCTGCTGCACGAAGACGAGCTCATACAGAAG GTGGTGCAGAAAAAAGACTCCCATGACTACAGATGTCTGTTCAGGGTGTGTTTCATCCCTAGAGACCCAATGGACTTGCTGCAAGATGACCCCTCTACCTTTGAGTACCTCTTTTTACAG agtGTTGGGGACGTGCTGCAGGAGCGTTTTGCAGTCGAGATGAAGTGTAACACTGCACTCCGCCTGGCTGCCCTGCACATGCACGAGAGACTAGATAGTTGTGGACAGACCAGGGCCTCTATGAAGAGTATTAC GAGAGAGTTTGGCATGGACAGTTTCATCTCTCCCACACTGCTGAGCAACATGAGGGAGAAGGACCTGAGGAAAGCCATCAGCTACCACCTCAAAAAGATCCAGTCCCTGCTAGAGCCACGCCAGAAG GTCATTTCTGCAACTCAGGCTCGGTTGGCCTACCTTACTCAGCTGGGAGAACTCATTTCATATGGGGGACGGTCCTACACAGCTACGATGATG CTTCAGGACAGGGAGGTGTTGGTCAGTCTGCTGGTGGGAGCCAAGTATGGGATGAGTCAGATCATCAACCACAAGCTCAATATGATCTCGACACTGGTGGAGTTCAGCAGCATCAGCCGAGTGGAGCTGCTCACTGAGTCAGACAAAGTCAGCCTACTGCGCATCTCACTGCACGACATGAAG CCATTTGCCTTACTGATGGACTCTCTGGCAGCCAAAGACTTAGGGTGTCTGCTGGGAGGCTACTGCAAACTCCTTGTGGATCCCAGTGTCAATGTCTTCCGTCTGGGGCGCCCAAAAGTGAGGGTGCACCGGATTCCTGCTGAAGAAGGTGTGTGTGGAAGGTTCGCCGTAATAGAGGGCGTGTGCTATGAATCCCTATCAA GTTATGTGTCTCGCTGCTGTAGTGACTCAGATGACTCAACAGATGAGGATGACCCAATGGATTCTCAGAATTACAAACGCCCAGACCCAGCAAGTCAGGACTgggaagaaaggaggagagaggaggaagagaagaggagagaggaagaaagaaaagagagagaagagcacaaaggcaaacaggaagtgaagatAATAGTGACAACAGAAGGTATGGAAAATGAGGgtgaagaggaaggaggagcAACAGGAAATGGTCTGCGTAAATTAAGTATTATGGATGAAGAAATGAACCTGGAGACCAGCTGGTACCACACTGACCCACGGGTCACCAGCAGCTTCTCCAGCTTGTCCAGTGGCTCCTTGAGTGCTGCCCTGGAGGACAGCAATGGCGCAGCTAAAGCCCCATCTCGTCCGAATGTGCTCCGTGGACCACGCGCAAGCGAGGATCTACCCAGCTTGGACGTTCACCACCCCTACCTCCTGGAGCCTAAACGCCATCAAGGGCCCCTGCGACCCACAAACCTCAATTACCGTGGCAATGACAACTCTTGCCTTTGCTTTGCTGAGCTCTCCAAGGCTGATTTCCTCCCTAGCCCGCCTGAGGCTACTAGTGATGATGAcaatgatgacgatgatgatgaggaaGAAGAGCAAGAAGTTAAGGGACTCAGACGCATTTCTAAGATTCCTAGTTCAAGAGATTTGAGAATGATTGACAGCATACCCTTTCAAAGATcacccattaaaaaaaagaaaaagatcccTCCCAAAGTCCCAGTAAGGACCAGTTCAATTCCCGTGGACAAAGCAGGACAGGCTGAGCAGCGCCTCTCCAAGGACGAAGAGGGTCTATTCCTGACACCTTCACCTAATCCCAAACCAGCTCTTTTGGTCAAAGAGACTGCCTCAGAGTCTGAAGATGAGTTTTTTGATGCACAGGAGAGATTTACTCCCCCAGTTCCTGATCTATCAG ACGCTGAGCTGGCTGACCGGCGGAATGCTAATCGTTTGAGTGGAAGCTGGAATGGTCCTTCAGCTGTCCCGGGGAAAGAGCCATCCTCCCCCCTCTCCAATAAAGCCAGATCCTCTAAAATCAAGAGGGAAGAGGAGACGCTTAAAGGCCCCACAAATCAACTTGCCAACCAACAGCCCAGTCCACCAAAACCATCGCAGAAACCTGAAGTTAAGGTTAAACCACTACTGGCACCTAAGCCCCATCTACCTCCGAAACCTCAGATCATTCCTCCCAAATCCCCCCAGCATGGCAGATCATATGCCCACTGCAATGGGGATGCCTCGGGACGTCTGTCCTCTGAACTTCTGGAAATGGAGCCAGACACCATGGAGTTCAAGTCTGTCACATCTGGGGCAGGTGGACTGCCTCTCTCATCACCCCTGATCACAGCAGTGCGGTGCAGCAAGCAACCACTACCCATTACAACACCACAAACTGAGGAAACGGTGAAGAGGCAAGAAAACAATCTGAAAGAGAATAAAGATTTGATATATGGAGTGCATGTTGTTTCCAATGACAAAGCATACATTCCCGATGTAAAGGAAACCCCtaaagttgagggcaaaagcaATGGGACTGCTCTACCCACAAGAAAGCCACCAAACCTACCCCCTATCCCTTGCTCTAATTCAGGTACAAAGCTAGCTATCCCCCCACCAGTGCCTCCCAAACCCACTTCTCCCACCAATTTCCACCCCTTATCACTACCTGCTAGCTCTCCTGTCACCCCAACTGATCCTAGCAAAGGGGTCTTTGAGGATAGCGTCAGTCCGCCAAATGGAATCCACCCTTGGAGCTTACGCAATGGCAGCGTCCAGTCAGGATCCAGGAGGGTCTCCCTGAGTCATGAAAGCCTGTCACCCAAAAATACAGACGCACCTCTAACCCTTACCAGCTCCCTTACTTCAACCAACTCCAAAGGTGTTGGAGGCCTTGAAAGCAGAGAACCTGGAAGATCTGGATCAGGATCAGACCTGAGGACCAGCTCCTCCAGCCTGGGAGGCAGACTGCCAGCTTCTGCCCTGAGAGGGAAGATCCAGGCTCTGCCTTGGTACATGACCCGTTCCCAGGAGATTTTGGGAACTCTGGACTATCCCTCCACGAGCTCCATCACTGGAGACACATCCGGATTTGGCTCTGGCTTGTCTGTAGCCAGTGGGTTATCAGACTTAAACAAGACCCCTGTCAAGGAAAAAGAGACCGTAAACTTAAAACCAGCAGGGAAAGGGAATATTTTAGAGGATGGAGCTGAGGTTGTCATAGCCACCATAAAAGAGGCCCAGGATGTGACCTCACACATGAAAAAGGCCAATGGGATAAACGGCTCCCACCCTAATCTGACTTTTAAAGAGAACagtgcacacagtggcagtgtTTCATCGGAGCAGCCTCAGTCACGGCCCCATTCAGCAGTGGGGTTGGGAGGTGTGTCCAGCATGCAAATTGGAGGTGACTCACCAACGTCTTCACAAGCTGACACTACTCCTCCACAGCAGCACCGGGAGGCTTGTGGCTGCCACACTGTCTACGCTAACTGTTTCAGTGGAGACACTGAGGATGGAATAAGCTTTGACGAGGAGCTTACTGTTTACGAGTTCTCCCGCCGCACACGCCCTAAACCTGCCCGACCCGCACCCGTCTCTTCTCCTACAACACCCTCTCCAAAGCCCAATATTCTGTCACTACTGAGGGACAACCCCCGTCCGCTCTCTACTTTCTCCACTGCCTCCTCTGAACTCAGTCCCCTAGTTTCACGTCCAGTTTCCCCCACAAACTCATTTGGTGGTCCTCTTCGTACACTTACCAACAAGAATTACGGTGGGCTGAAGGGAGGTTTTGCCTCCCTACGTCAAGATATAGACCAGCTTATGCTGGTCTTAGAGAAGGGAGCACTTGAGCAACCCCAACAAACATCATGCCAAAACTCAAAGCAGGATATCACAGGCATAAAAGTAGGCCCTGACCTAAATCACAATGGAACTGAAGGCAATACTACCCCAGCACGGTACCCAAATTGTACTGGGACAAGCACCGTCGCCATGACAGAGGCTGAAAGGAGTCTTCTCCAGGCAGAGGCTCGACGGTTGGCATCTGGGTGTCAGCGGGCCACACGTGTAGGATGGGCTCCTGATGAAGCCCTACGCTCTTTATCTAACAGCTTCAGTGCCCTGGTTCAGTTGTCAGCAGCCTGCCTGCGAACAAACCCCTGCCCTGGTTGTGACATCTGCCATAACGCAAGTCTGGTCCACGGGGATGAGGACGATGACAGCCAGGAGGCCATGGACAAGCTAAGGGAGATAGTGGGTCTGTACCGAGAGTTTGTTGGGGCTGTTGAGACAGCTGGAACTGGTCCCGGGGTTGGGGGTAAGAGTGTTGGCCTCACTGGTTCTGGACAGGGTCAGGGGGAGAGTGACGGGGTGAGGCTACTAGCCAAACGCTGCACTGTGCTCATCTCCTCTGTATTCGCACTCACACAGCTATTCCGGACATGCACACCAGACACCGCGGACACGCCTGGCCAAGTGACGCTCAACTTTTGA
- the tomm5 gene encoding mitochondrial import receptor subunit TOM5 homolog, with translation MFKLEGLGPKMDPEEMKKKMRQDVISSLRNFLIYVALLRATPYVLKKLDSI, from the exons ATGTTTAAACTGGAAGGACTCGGGCCTAAAATGGACCCTgaagagatgaagaagaaaatgcGACAAGATGTCATCTCATCTTTACGAAACTTTCTTATTTACGTCGCCCTTCTCAGAGCCA CCCCATATGTGTTGAAGAAGCTGGACAGCATATGA
- the LOC114562419 gene encoding zinc finger and BTB domain-containing protein 5-like: MDFPGHFQHIFKQLNHQRLHAQLCDCVVVVGGQSFQAHRSILAACSSHFRALLSSNDTGDEVGGPGADIGGGGGPSVIELDPEVVTPEAFSTLLDMIYTSTLSPGASNVMDVLLAASHLHLNTVVKACKLHLSRKNFPASPPKGWRSVQQQQQGQSSGAERPASLQQVTSVMEEDVDEEDVVVEVSQSGGVEEQGVRRREVSGEQSAAQFLRHKRKSHEDRLSGRKRPCRLPEGNYKECSSTVARSSVGTEELLSPDCLKTTDGLWESRGEDEVEKKYEATKGESEEVQLPSQSDSSAGGVGAWEKGGDPDEDTVVKVKVGEEGEEEEPNMAMVEVKKENLSSYSPDLPNNSLSPPQDCTDNLDAQLNEEKMATACPTEGDVSSLQSQLCTDVQTDAQREAGDLGEESVDCEGLDSLSELAFSCFLNPSSESVMGALEEEDSLASLTAAATAAAAAASDAPAAAGDPGHLYQNSGEASSAHSSDSSLVFPVTSVPLQQLLPTQGPGFSDTLILQPTQNSLAGFLSGIRPGLGLETSLIQPPRAGKSSGATTFRRIAPKVPPGSDQSSSSSAGDAAERPSLTRASEDVMSKCKKAAAEDHVLLVEGEKKYACKICCKTFMNLTDCKKHIRVHTGEKPYPCPKCGKRFSQSSHLYKHSKNTCLHWKDDQLFPDTLL; this comes from the coding sequence ATGGACTTCCCAGGTCATTTCCAGCATATTTTCAAGCAGCTCAACCACCAGCGCCTCCATGCTCagctgtgtgactgtgtggtgGTGGTTGGAGGCCAGAGCTTCCAGGCTCACCGTTCCATCCTGGCAGCGTGCAGCTCCCACTTCAGGGCTCTGCTGAGCTCCAATGACACCGGTGATGAGGTTGGAGGACCTGGAGCAGACATAGGTGGAGGTGGGGGCCCCAGTGTGATCGAGCTAGATCCAGAGGTGGTGACCCCAGAGGCCTTCTCCACCTTGCTGGACATGATTTACACCTCCACCCTCTCTCCAGGGGCCTCCAATGTGATGGATGTGCTGCTGGCAGCATCACACCTGCACCTCAACACTGTTGTCAAGGCCTGCAAGCTCCACCTGTCCAGGAAAAACTTTCCTGCCTCGCCCCCGAAAGGCTGGAGGTCGgtgcaacaacagcaacagggTCAATCGTCCGGGGCGGAGAGGCCGGCCTCGCTTCAACAGGTCACATCTGTCATGGAGGAGGACGTCGATGAGGAAGACGTGGTAGTGGAGGTTAGTCAGTCTGGTGGGGTTGAAGAGCAGGgggtgaggaggagggaagTCAGTGGGGAGCAGAGTGCTGCACAGTTTTTGAGGCACAAGAGGAAGTCACACGAGGACAGGCTCAGTGGCAGAAAGAGGCCCTGCAGGCTGCCTGAGGGAAACTATAAGGAGTGTTCATCTACTGTAGCCAGAAGCAGCGTCGGTACAGAGGAGCTGCTGTCCCCGGACTGCCTGAAGACGACCGACGGACTCTGGGAGAGCCGAGGCGAGGACGAGGTGGAAAAGAAATACGAAGCAACCAAGGGAGAGTCCGAAGAGGTCCAGCTGCCGAGCCAATCAGACAGCAGCGCAGGAGGTGTAGGTGCGTGGGAGAAGGGCGGAGATCCAGATGAAGACACTGTGGTCAAAGTAAAGGTGGGAgaagaaggggaggaagaggagccaAATATGGCGATGGTTGAGGTGAAAAAGGAAAATCTGAGCTCATACTCCCCAGATTTACCAAACAATTCTCTATCTCCACCACAAGACTGCACAGACAATTTGGATGCTCAACTAAATGAAGAGAAAATGGCCACAGCCTGCCCGACAGAGGGTGATGTTAGCTCTTTGCAGTCACAGCTGTGCACAGATGTACAAACTGATGCACAGAGAGAGGCTGGAGATTTGGGTGAGGAGTCAGTAGACTGCGAAGGCCTTGACAGCCTGTCGGAGCTTGCTTTTTCCTGCTTCCTCAATCCCAGCAGTGAGAGTGTAATGGGAGCTCTGGAGGAAGAAGACAGCCTAGCTAGcctcactgctgctgctactgctgctgccgccgccgccAGTGATGCTCCTGCAGCTGCTGGAGATCCTGGCCATCTGTATCAAAACTCAGGGGAAGCCTCTTCTGCTCACTCCTCTGATTCCTCACTAGTTTTTCCAGTAACATCTGTCCCCTTGCAGCAGCTTCTCCCAACTCAGGGCCCTGGTTTCAGTGACACACTCATCCTCCAGCCCACCCAGAACTCTTTAGCAGGGTTCCTGAGTGGCATCAGACCAGGCCTCGGTCTGGAAACCTCCCTCATCCAACCCCCCAGGGCCGGGAAAAGTTCAGGGGCAACGACCTTCCGTCGCATCGCCCCCAAAGTGCCGCCTGGATCAGATCAGTCCTCTTCTTCATCGGCGGGGGATGCTGCCGAACGGCCGTCTCTAACCAGAGCTTCAGAGGATGTTATGTCCAAGTGCAAGAAAGCAGCTGCTGAAGACCACGTGCTGTTGGTGGAAGGGGAGAAGAAATACGCCTGCAAAATCTGCTGTAAGACCTTCATGAACCTGACTGACTGTAAGAAACACATTCGcgtccacacaggagaaaagccCTATCCCTGTCCAAAGTGTGGCAAACGCTTCAGCCAGTCCTCCCACCTGTATAAGCACTCGAAAAACACCTGCCTGCACTGGAAAGATGATCAGTTATTCCCAGATACCCTGCTGTGA
- the grhpra gene encoding glyoxylate reductase/hydroxypyruvate reductase, translated as MQTVGKLMKVFVTRRIPQEGMKILTTAGVCEVSLWDSDEPVPRADLLKGVQGAHGILCLLSDKIDAEVLDAAGPNLKVISTLSVGFDHLALDEIKKRGIRVGYTPDVLTDATAELTVALLLATARRLPEGVEEVKNGGWSSWKPLWLCGYGLSGSTVGVIGLGRIGMAIAQRLMPFGVKRLLYSGRTAKANAAEVNGEFVSLDTLVSESDFIVVSCSLTPETQGLCDKAFFCKMKNTAVFVNSSRGAVVNQEDLYEALTSGQIAAAGLDVTTPEPLPTNHPLLTLKNCVVLPHIGSATYSTRGVMGALSAQNLLGGLQGTDMPSELTF; from the exons ATGCAAACTGTTGGTAAACTCATGAAGGTGTTCGTGACGAGGCGCATCCCGCAAGAGGGGATGAAGATCCTGACAACGGCGGGAGT GTGTGAGGTGTCTTTGTGGGACTCGGATGAGCCTGTGCCTAGGGCAGACCTTCTCAAAGGTGTGCAAGGAGCTCATGGTATTCTGTGTCTGCTGTCAGACAAGATCGATGCTGAGGTTCTGGATGCTGCAG GGCCAAACCTGAAAGTAATCAGCACCCTGTCAGTGGGATTTGACCACTTGGCTCtcgatgaaataaaaaaacg TGGTATACGTGTTGGATACACTCCAGATGTCCTGACTGACGCCACAGCAGAACTGACCGTAGCTCTGCTGCTGGCCACCGCTCGCAGATTACCAGAGGGAGTGGAGGAGGTCAAAAA TGGAGGCTGGAGCTCGTGGAAGCCTCTCTGGCTGTGTGGTTACGGTCTATCTGGCAGCACAGTAGGAGTCATTGGACTGGGACGCATCG GCATGGCCATTGCTCAGAGACTCATGCCCTTTGGAGTGAAGAGGCTGCTCTACTCTGGGAGAACGGCCAAGGCCAACGCTGCCGAGGTGAATGGAGAGTTTG TTTCCCTGGACACACTTGTGTCTGAGAGCGACTTCATAGTTGTTTCCTGCTCCCTGACGCCAGAAACCCAGGGGCTGTGTGACAAGGCCTTCTTCTGCAAGatgaaaaacacagcagtcttcGTCAACTCAAGCAG gGGAGCTGTGGTGAACCAGGAGGATCTGTACGAGGCGTTGACCAGCGGACAGATAGCTGCAGCTGGACTAGATGTCACAACACCTGAGCCACTCCCAACAAACCACCCTCTTTTGACTCTTAAAAACTGTG TGGTGTTGCCCCACATTGGCAGTGCCACCTACTCCACAAGAGGTGTCATGGGAGCTTTGTCAGCTCAAAACCTGCTGGGAGGTTTACAGGGCACAGACATGCCCAGTGAACTCACCTTCTAG